The following are encoded together in the Streptomyces flavofungini genome:
- a CDS encoding ABC transporter permease yields MKGDARSGPGLGPGFGARARIRAGARSGGLVERRSVRVLLGALGLCGAFLVVELVARSGVFDDQALPPASAVLARAAEMAVDDGFLDDLRTTVSAWLGGLALAVALAVPAGLLLGSLPRLRAAALAVVELARPIPSVALIPLAILVFVEPDRVERSLVCYAALWPVLLNTLYGLRDVDPVAKETLRSFGFGPLAVMWRVSLPSAGPFVVTGVRIAASVGLIVAVSAELRAGGDGGLGVYLLDSQSGGGRPDLMVAGACWAGVLGVAANAGLVGVGRLLFPHSVRSARSGRGRPFPGTGGSATRPPRGAPRARPHTPDGLNRSGAGR; encoded by the coding sequence ATGAAGGGGGACGCGCGCTCCGGACCGGGCCTCGGCCCGGGATTCGGGGCGCGCGCTCGCATACGAGCCGGTGCGCGCTCCGGGGGCCTTGTCGAGCGCAGGTCGGTGCGGGTCCTGCTGGGGGCGCTCGGCCTCTGCGGCGCCTTCCTGGTCGTCGAACTCGTCGCCCGCAGCGGGGTGTTCGACGACCAGGCCCTGCCGCCCGCCTCCGCCGTCCTCGCCCGCGCCGCCGAGATGGCCGTCGACGACGGCTTCCTCGACGACCTCCGCACCACCGTCTCCGCCTGGCTCGGCGGCCTCGCCCTCGCCGTCGCCCTCGCCGTGCCCGCCGGGCTCCTGCTCGGCTCGCTGCCCCGGCTGCGCGCCGCCGCCCTCGCCGTCGTCGAGCTGGCCCGCCCCATCCCCTCCGTCGCCCTCATCCCCCTCGCGATCCTCGTCTTCGTCGAGCCCGACCGGGTGGAGCGGTCCCTCGTCTGCTACGCCGCGCTGTGGCCCGTCCTCCTCAACACCCTGTACGGGCTCCGCGACGTCGACCCCGTGGCCAAGGAGACCCTGCGGTCCTTCGGGTTCGGGCCGCTCGCCGTGATGTGGCGGGTGTCGCTGCCGAGCGCGGGGCCCTTCGTCGTCACGGGGGTGCGGATCGCGGCGTCCGTGGGCCTGATCGTGGCCGTCAGCGCGGAGTTGCGGGCGGGCGGGGACGGCGGGCTCGGCGTCTACCTGCTCGACTCGCAGTCCGGGGGCGGGCGGCCCGATCTGATGGTGGCGGGGGCGTGTTGGGCGGGGGTGCTGGGGGTCGCGGCCAACGCGGGGCTTGTGGGGGTGGGCAGGCTGTTGTTTCCCCACAGTGTTCGATCCGCGCGCTCCGGGCGCGGGCGTCCCTTCCCGGGGACGGGCGGCTCCGCCACCCGTCCCCCCAGGGGTGCGCCGCGCGCTCGTCCTCACACGCCGGACGGGCTCAACAGGTCCGGAGCGGGGCGATGA
- a CDS encoding ABC transporter substrate-binding protein, whose amino-acid sequence MARGARGAQGPRGPRRSRSRARLRGAPALTLLLLAATAGCGSSGGSGDSGGADGKGPEKGRITVGTMPVADTAPLEMAQRKGFFKAEGLTVRTSTLSGGAESVSRLRAGALDISFGNYVSYFLAHANRAIDVRIVSDAFQSAPRTHAVLVPKDSPVKSLKDLQDKKIGVNTKRNISALLVKKAGKAEGAAFDDDKNFAEVDMPNMETALKSGSVDAVQAVEPFVSAIERSGSGRVVADLGKPPTGGFPIAGYATTASFAEDNPKTVAAFQRAMARAQRQAANRSAVVDTLPEYTKITADQAAQLNLGGYPAALDPARLGRVVTLMREFGYLKRDLDVAPLLVRAGP is encoded by the coding sequence ATGGCAAGGGGTGCACGCGGTGCGCAAGGGCCGCGCGGGCCGCGGCGGTCACGGAGCAGGGCACGGTTACGCGGCGCGCCCGCTCTCACCCTGCTCCTGCTGGCCGCCACCGCGGGCTGCGGCTCGTCCGGCGGCTCGGGCGACTCCGGCGGCGCCGACGGCAAGGGCCCGGAGAAGGGGCGGATCACCGTCGGCACCATGCCGGTCGCCGACACCGCGCCCCTGGAGATGGCCCAGCGCAAGGGCTTCTTCAAGGCGGAGGGGCTGACCGTGCGCACCTCCACGCTCAGCGGCGGCGCCGAGTCCGTCAGCCGGCTGCGCGCGGGCGCCCTCGACATCTCCTTCGGCAACTACGTCTCGTACTTCCTCGCGCACGCCAACAGGGCCATCGACGTCCGCATCGTCTCCGACGCCTTCCAGTCCGCGCCCCGCACGCACGCGGTCCTGGTCCCCAAGGACTCGCCGGTCAAGTCCCTGAAGGACCTCCAGGACAAGAAGATCGGCGTCAACACCAAGCGGAACATCAGCGCCCTGCTCGTCAAGAAGGCCGGCAAGGCGGAGGGCGCCGCCTTCGACGACGACAAGAACTTCGCCGAGGTCGACATGCCGAACATGGAGACCGCCCTGAAGTCCGGCAGCGTCGACGCCGTGCAGGCCGTCGAGCCGTTCGTCTCCGCGATCGAGCGGTCCGGCTCCGGCCGGGTCGTCGCCGACCTCGGCAAGCCGCCGACCGGGGGCTTCCCCATCGCCGGGTACGCGACCACGGCGTCCTTCGCCGAGGACAACCCGAAGACGGTCGCCGCCTTCCAGCGGGCCATGGCCCGCGCCCAGCGCCAGGCCGCCAACCGTTCGGCCGTCGTCGACACGCTCCCGGAGTACACGAAGATCACCGCCGACCAGGCCGCCCAGCTGAACCTCGGCGGCTACCCCGCGGCACTCGACCCGGCCCGCCTCGGCCGGGTGGTCACCCTGATGAGGGAATTCGGCTACCTGAAGCGGGACCTCGACGTGGCACCGCTGCTCGTGCGCGCGGGGCCATGA
- a CDS encoding DUF1203 domain-containing protein, translating to MSTAFTPRAITPDALKQLRDTDDAGRPCVPFTDPEGGDPLRCCLRPARAGERIALVSYAPLRRWAAETGAEPGAYDEQGPVFIHADPCEGPELAATRTEYPYARAGALRAFRRYDAGGTIVGGRLLEVPEDTTAGFDEALTEAFADPRVALVHVRAVEYGCFHFEVRRPTA from the coding sequence ATGAGCACCGCATTCACTCCACGAGCCATCACCCCCGACGCCCTCAAACAGCTCCGCGACACCGACGACGCGGGCCGCCCCTGCGTACCGTTCACCGACCCGGAGGGCGGCGACCCGCTGCGCTGCTGTCTGCGCCCCGCCCGCGCGGGCGAACGCATCGCCCTGGTCTCGTACGCCCCCCTGCGCCGCTGGGCGGCCGAGACCGGCGCCGAGCCGGGGGCGTACGACGAGCAGGGCCCCGTCTTCATCCACGCGGACCCGTGCGAAGGCCCGGAACTGGCGGCAACGCGCACGGAGTACCCGTACGCCAGAGCGGGCGCCCTGCGCGCGTTCCGCCGTTACGACGCGGGCGGCACCATCGTCGGCGGCCGACTCCTGGAGGTCCCCGAGGACACCACGGCGGGCTTCGACGAGGCCCTCACCGAGGCGTTCGCCGACCCGCGGGTCGCCCTCGTGCACGTCCGCGCCGTGGAGTACGGCTGCTTCCACTTCGAGGTCCGCCGCCC
- a CDS encoding ATP-binding protein — protein sequence MPNDAAQPWEYVVHIPHDPRAVTVCRHTLRVVLTLHGLARVTDIAELLATELVANAVRHTKGPVAFRLLWADGVLRIGTWDADPTPPAPPLRPALDLEEQGRGLDLVRACADTWGWHPLPGCGDAGKYVWCELGAA from the coding sequence ATGCCCAACGACGCTGCCCAGCCCTGGGAGTACGTCGTCCACATCCCGCACGACCCGCGCGCGGTCACCGTGTGTCGCCACACGCTCCGAGTGGTGCTCACCCTGCATGGCCTGGCCCGTGTCACGGACATCGCCGAACTCCTGGCGACGGAGCTGGTCGCCAACGCCGTACGCCACACGAAGGGCCCCGTCGCCTTCCGCCTCCTCTGGGCCGACGGGGTGCTGCGGATCGGGACATGGGACGCGGACCCCACCCCGCCCGCACCCCCGCTGCGTCCGGCCCTGGACCTGGAGGAGCAGGGGCGCGGGCTCGACCTCGTCCGGGCGTGCGCGGACACCTGGGGCTGGCACCCGCTGCCCGGGTGCGGCGACGCCGGGAAATACGTCTGGTGCGAACTCGGTGCCGCCTAG
- a CDS encoding flavin-dependent oxidoreductase: MNAANADVLVAGAGIGGLTAALSLHAAGIGVRVVDPVPVLRPVGVGINLLPHAVRELTELGLGEQLAATGVATAEMVHYDRHGNRIWGEPRGHALGYHWPQYSIHRGALQMILLDAVRERLGERAVVTGTSFVRCAETEGQLLRVILRDMARGREHAVRVRALVGADGLYSTVRARLHPGEGPPLWNGIRMWRGVTEWEPVLGGRTVAIAGSNAHAKLVVYPISGEAERRGRALLNWVAEVRFPVEHGAISGAADWNRSGRLSDVLPYFAGWRIGDLDVPALFAATRRILEYPMVDREPLPRWGRGPVTLLGDAAHPMYPVGSNGGSQAVLDARVLARSLAVNDPDRVAGLRAYEEVRREATAALVLANRRMPADRLLQVVAERAPDGFDRVEDVLTSEELAELDAAYRWTTGTDVAELNGRGSWGVG, from the coding sequence ATGAACGCCGCGAACGCCGATGTGCTCGTCGCGGGCGCGGGCATCGGTGGGCTCACGGCGGCCCTGAGCCTGCACGCGGCGGGCATCGGCGTGCGGGTCGTCGACCCCGTGCCGGTGCTGCGGCCCGTCGGCGTCGGCATCAACCTGCTGCCGCACGCCGTCCGCGAACTCACCGAGCTCGGCCTCGGCGAGCAGCTCGCCGCGACCGGCGTGGCGACCGCCGAGATGGTCCACTACGACCGGCACGGCAACCGCATCTGGGGCGAGCCGCGCGGGCACGCCCTCGGCTACCACTGGCCGCAGTACTCCATCCACCGCGGCGCCCTCCAGATGATCCTGCTCGACGCCGTGCGCGAACGCCTCGGCGAGCGGGCCGTCGTCACCGGAACCTCGTTCGTGCGGTGCGCCGAGACGGAGGGGCAGCTCCTTCGGGTCATCCTGCGGGACATGGCGCGCGGGCGTGAGCACGCCGTGCGGGTGCGGGCGCTGGTCGGGGCCGACGGGCTCTACTCGACCGTGCGCGCGCGGCTGCACCCCGGGGAGGGGCCGCCGCTGTGGAACGGCATCCGGATGTGGCGCGGCGTCACCGAGTGGGAGCCCGTGCTCGGCGGGCGCACCGTCGCCATCGCGGGCAGCAACGCGCACGCCAAGCTCGTCGTCTACCCCATCTCCGGCGAGGCCGAGCGGCGGGGGCGGGCGCTGCTCAACTGGGTCGCGGAGGTGCGCTTCCCCGTCGAGCACGGGGCCATCTCCGGGGCCGCCGACTGGAACCGCAGCGGGCGGCTCTCCGACGTCCTGCCGTACTTCGCCGGGTGGCGGATCGGGGATCTGGACGTGCCCGCGCTGTTCGCCGCGACCCGGCGCATCCTGGAGTACCCGATGGTCGACCGGGAGCCGCTGCCCCGCTGGGGGCGCGGGCCCGTCACCCTCCTCGGCGACGCCGCCCACCCGATGTACCCCGTCGGCTCCAACGGCGGCTCCCAGGCCGTCCTCGACGCCCGGGTCCTCGCGCGCAGCCTCGCCGTCAACGACCCCGACCGGGTCGCCGGGCTGCGGGCGTACGAGGAGGTGCGGCGGGAGGCCACGGCCGCGCTCGTCCTCGCCAACCGGCGCATGCCCGCCGACCGGCTCCTCCAGGTCGTCGCCGAGCGCGCGCCCGACGGGTTCGACCGGGTCGAGGACGTGCTCACCTCGGAGGAGCTGGCCGAGCTGGACGCGGCGTATCGGTGGACGACGGGCACGGATGTGGCGGAGCTGAACGGAAGGGGGAGCTGGGGGGTGGGGTAG
- a CDS encoding ABC transporter permease — translation MSGGGERPRAEGAVDPVDPVDPVDPVDPVDAVGGRVRRAVVGVLARGWLLVLLVVLWESAARRAEDLYFPPPTRIVGTMRELWWSGPPSRLWLSDLAVDDFVPSLSHLLLGWAVAGAVGVAVGVGIGLSRVAFHVLDPVLQFGRAVPPPTLIPFFMVAFGLGTSMQLAAIVFGVVWPVLLNTADGVRSVEPLQLDTARVLGLGRLARLRYVVLPGAAPKIFAGLRVALGFALILMVVAELMGSGEGIGSRLNAAEREFRPDRLWAGIVLLGAVGCVLNGLFLLVERKVLAWHRGARRADT, via the coding sequence ATGAGCGGGGGCGGGGAGCGGCCGCGGGCGGAGGGCGCGGTGGACCCGGTGGACCCGGTGGACCCGGTGGACCCGGTGGACCCGGTGGACGCTGTCGGCGGGCGGGTCCGGCGGGCCGTCGTCGGAGTGCTCGCCCGCGGCTGGCTGCTCGTCCTCCTCGTCGTCCTCTGGGAGTCGGCCGCCCGGCGGGCCGAGGATCTGTATTTTCCGCCGCCCACGCGGATCGTCGGGACCATGCGGGAGCTGTGGTGGTCGGGGCCGCCGTCCCGGCTGTGGCTGAGTGACCTCGCGGTCGACGACTTCGTGCCGAGCCTGAGTCATCTGCTGCTCGGCTGGGCCGTCGCGGGTGCCGTCGGGGTCGCCGTGGGGGTCGGGATCGGGCTCTCCCGGGTGGCCTTCCACGTGCTCGATCCGGTGCTGCAGTTCGGGCGTGCCGTGCCGCCGCCCACGCTCATCCCGTTCTTCATGGTCGCCTTCGGGCTCGGCACGTCCATGCAACTGGCGGCCATCGTCTTCGGCGTCGTCTGGCCGGTGCTGCTCAACACCGCCGACGGCGTGCGCTCCGTGGAGCCGCTCCAGCTCGACACCGCCCGCGTGCTCGGGCTCGGCCGCCTCGCACGGCTCCGGTACGTCGTCCTGCCGGGGGCCGCGCCGAAGATCTTCGCGGGGCTGCGGGTGGCGCTCGGGTTCGCGCTGATCCTCATGGTCGTCGCCGAGCTGATGGGGTCGGGCGAGGGCATCGGGTCCCGGCTCAACGCCGCCGAGCGGGAGTTCAGGCCGGACCGGCTGTGGGCGGGGATCGTGCTGCTGGGTGCCGTCGGCTGCGTACTGAACGGACTGTTCCTGCTCGTCGAGCGAAAAGTCCTGGCCTGGCACCGGGGAGCGCGGCGGGCGGACACCTAG
- a CDS encoding ABC transporter ATP-binding protein, whose translation MLEIAGLSHRYADGHRAVEEVELHVARGELVSIVGPSGCGKSTLLRCVAGLQRPSEGRVAVDGRDVDGVPDDIAVVFQDYTRSLFPWLTVRDNVALPLRRRGLARAERRARAEEALAQVGLHGTAGRYPWQLSGGMQQRVAIARALAYRPALLLMDEPFGSVDAQTREDLEDLLLAVRGGGGGGSGGGTGGDHDGDGMTILLVTHDIDESVYVGDRVVVLTGAPGRVHSELRVELPAPRDQIGTRGLPEFVKLRAEVGRAVRRP comes from the coding sequence ATGCTGGAGATCGCTGGGCTCAGTCATCGCTACGCCGACGGGCACCGAGCCGTCGAAGAGGTCGAACTGCACGTCGCGCGCGGCGAGTTGGTGAGCATCGTCGGGCCGTCCGGCTGCGGCAAGTCCACGCTCCTCCGGTGCGTGGCGGGACTGCAGCGGCCGAGCGAGGGCCGCGTCGCCGTCGACGGCCGGGACGTCGACGGCGTACCCGACGACATCGCCGTCGTCTTCCAGGACTACACCCGCTCGCTCTTCCCGTGGCTGACCGTCCGCGACAACGTCGCCCTGCCGCTGCGCCGCCGCGGCCTCGCCCGCGCCGAGCGCCGCGCCCGCGCGGAGGAAGCCCTCGCACAGGTCGGCCTCCACGGCACCGCGGGCAGATACCCGTGGCAGCTCTCCGGCGGCATGCAGCAGCGCGTCGCCATCGCCCGCGCGCTCGCCTACCGGCCCGCGCTGCTCCTGATGGACGAGCCGTTCGGCTCCGTGGACGCGCAGACCAGGGAGGACCTGGAGGACCTGCTGCTCGCGGTGCGCGGGGGCGGGGGCGGAGGATCGGGCGGGGGGACGGGCGGCGATCACGACGGCGACGGCATGACGATTCTGCTGGTCACCCACGACATCGACGAGAGCGTGTACGTCGGTGACCGCGTCGTCGTCCTCACCGGCGCCCCCGGCCGCGTCCACAGCGAACTGCGCGTCGAACTGCCCGCGCCCCGCGACCAGATCGGCACCCGCGGCCTGCCGGAGTTCGTGAAGCTGCGCGCCGAGGTCGGGCGGGCGGTGCGGCGGCCGTGA
- a CDS encoding DUF397 domain-containing protein: MAQVTHWQKSTFSDGSDGDHCVEVATSPGTIHLRESDDPSIQLTTTPASLARLLHHLRTTEG; this comes from the coding sequence ATGGCTCAGGTAACGCACTGGCAGAAGTCCACCTTCTCCGACGGCAGCGACGGCGATCACTGCGTCGAGGTGGCCACATCCCCCGGCACCATCCACCTCCGCGAAAGCGACGACCCCTCCATACAACTCACCACCACCCCGGCCTCCCTCGCCCGCCTCCTCCACCACCTCCGCACCACCGAGGGCTGA
- a CDS encoding glycosyltransferase family 4 protein, producing the protein MKIAFLINNAYGIGGTIRSTANLSRAFAARHDVEVVSVHQVKDAPELPFDERVGLSSLIDMREDSSTYEGDHPLTRQPCTMFPDTGAAANSARLPYSALQDERIGRWLSETNADVVIATRPDLNGYLARDGQARHLRIGQEHLSLDAHNPTLRGHQNKAVAGLDAFVTVSEADAVQYRRALPNVAARILCIPNSVPAPAVEPSDHHSQIIIAAGRLATVKRYDRLIDAFAKLADAHPAWTLRLYGRGPERPNLRRQIDELGLYDRISLMGPVSPIETEWAKGAIAAVSSDMESFGMTIVEAMHCGVPVVSTDCPHGPAEIIDETNGMLVPLEAGVDGYAAALDRLMADAQLRARLGATARERARAYTPSVIARRYEALFEELSAPRNRRRPAGARGALWTRLRSALPTRLTPRADPSPAPAPRPATPEPIARPVAFAQATADGGISIRLDAASLPPGPLDFLARLRRDPKKRHIRVPLPPVATTPDPDDPRITLDPTEHTLAEGRWDCYVVPQHTADDKARLLCALAEQVHSVGRAPNLADGNVSAWLPYTTTDGYLALRTWQRPAHAEVTAIAIGDHHATVTAQLYATDAPRIPHTATIVAVSRQGEPYDFTLPLTQPATAPGHFTFTLPYSRALSLRCSAHDIWDLRLRLEHTSAPIPLGRIGGDIVDRKKTDAVPAVDLRHEARGETRAKPFFTVTNDLALSLRDTEDQAQRTAT; encoded by the coding sequence ATGAAGATCGCGTTTCTGATCAACAACGCCTACGGCATCGGCGGCACGATCCGCTCGACGGCGAACCTCTCGCGGGCGTTCGCGGCCCGGCACGACGTCGAGGTGGTCAGCGTCCACCAGGTGAAGGACGCACCCGAGTTGCCCTTCGACGAGCGGGTGGGACTGTCCTCGCTCATCGATATGCGCGAGGACAGCTCCACCTACGAAGGCGACCACCCGCTGACCCGCCAGCCGTGCACGATGTTCCCCGACACAGGCGCCGCGGCGAACTCCGCACGGCTGCCCTACTCGGCACTTCAGGACGAACGTATCGGCCGGTGGCTGAGCGAGACGAACGCCGACGTGGTGATCGCCACGCGCCCCGACCTCAACGGCTACCTCGCCCGTGACGGTCAGGCGCGCCATCTGCGCATCGGCCAGGAACACTTGAGCCTGGACGCTCACAATCCCACCTTGCGCGGGCACCAGAACAAGGCGGTCGCCGGACTGGACGCGTTCGTGACCGTGTCCGAGGCTGACGCCGTGCAGTACCGCCGAGCCCTGCCGAACGTGGCGGCCCGGATCCTGTGCATCCCCAACAGTGTGCCCGCGCCCGCCGTCGAGCCCTCCGACCACCACTCCCAGATCATCATCGCCGCGGGCCGCCTCGCCACCGTCAAGCGGTACGACCGGCTGATCGACGCCTTCGCGAAGCTGGCCGACGCCCATCCCGCCTGGACATTGCGCCTCTACGGGCGCGGCCCCGAGCGGCCGAACCTGCGCCGCCAGATCGACGAACTCGGCCTGTACGACCGCATATCCCTCATGGGGCCGGTCTCTCCCATCGAGACCGAATGGGCCAAGGGCGCCATCGCCGCCGTCTCCTCCGACATGGAGTCCTTCGGCATGACCATCGTCGAGGCCATGCACTGCGGTGTCCCCGTCGTTTCCACCGACTGCCCCCACGGCCCCGCGGAGATCATCGACGAGACCAACGGCATGCTGGTGCCCCTGGAAGCCGGGGTGGACGGATACGCCGCGGCCCTTGACCGCCTCATGGCCGACGCGCAACTCCGCGCCCGGCTGGGCGCCACCGCCCGCGAGCGCGCCCGCGCCTACACGCCGTCGGTCATCGCCCGCCGCTACGAGGCCCTCTTCGAGGAACTGTCCGCCCCGCGCAACCGCCGCCGCCCCGCAGGCGCCCGAGGCGCGCTGTGGACCCGACTGCGATCCGCACTGCCGACAAGACTCACCCCGCGGGCCGACCCGTCCCCCGCGCCGGCACCGCGCCCCGCCACCCCGGAGCCCATCGCCCGCCCGGTCGCCTTCGCCCAGGCCACCGCCGACGGCGGCATCAGCATCCGCCTCGACGCGGCGTCCCTGCCACCCGGCCCTCTCGACTTCCTGGCCCGCCTGCGCCGCGACCCCAAGAAGCGGCACATCCGTGTCCCTCTACCCCCCGTGGCCACCACACCGGACCCGGACGACCCCCGCATCACCCTCGACCCGACCGAGCACACACTGGCCGAGGGCCGCTGGGACTGCTATGTCGTCCCTCAGCACACCGCCGACGACAAGGCACGCCTCCTCTGCGCCTTGGCGGAACAGGTCCACAGCGTCGGCCGGGCACCGAACCTCGCCGACGGCAACGTATCCGCGTGGCTCCCCTACACCACCACCGACGGATACCTCGCACTGCGCACCTGGCAGCGCCCCGCACACGCCGAAGTCACAGCCATCGCCATCGGCGACCACCACGCCACCGTCACCGCCCAGCTCTACGCGACCGATGCCCCCCGCATTCCACACACCGCCACGATCGTCGCCGTCTCACGCCAGGGAGAGCCGTACGACTTCACGCTCCCCCTCACCCAACCAGCCACCGCGCCAGGGCACTTCACCTTCACGCTGCCCTACTCCCGTGCGCTGTCCCTGCGATGCAGTGCGCACGACATATGGGACCTGCGCCTCCGCCTGGAGCACACCAGCGCTCCCATCCCTCTCGGCCGCATCGGCGGCGACATCGTCGACCGCAAGAAGACCGACGCCGTCCCGGCCGTGGACCTGAGACATGAGGCACGCGGCGAGACACGCGCCAAGCCTTTCTTCACCGTCACCAACGACTTGGCGTTGAGCCTGCGAGACACGGAAGATCAAGCCCAGAGGACCGCAACGTGA